The Gemmatimonadota bacterium genome contains a region encoding:
- a CDS encoding menaquinone biosynthesis protein codes for MGHIGYSNCFPVHALLLDQAVPPGLELRTGVPSALNAELAAGLVDVAPSSSIEYARHALRYRLFPDLAIGSAGPVGSILLETRLPPAELEGHEVALPTASATSTVLLRILLEQRFGVRPRYRWFDQDSEHDPLQAEGAAAALWIGDVALRRTPAAGYCLLDLGTAWTEWTHLPFVYALWQTSAGAERDAEIRALHTLLLESRAFFHANAP; via the coding sequence TTGGGTCACATCGGGTACAGCAACTGCTTCCCCGTTCATGCCTTGCTGCTGGACCAGGCGGTGCCGCCAGGGCTCGAGCTGCGCACGGGCGTGCCCTCGGCCCTGAACGCCGAGCTGGCTGCGGGTCTGGTGGACGTGGCCCCTTCCTCCAGCATCGAGTATGCGCGCCATGCACTGCGCTACCGGCTCTTTCCGGACCTGGCCATTGGCTCGGCCGGCCCGGTGGGCAGCATCCTGCTCGAGACACGGCTGCCGCCAGCAGAGCTCGAGGGACACGAGGTCGCCCTGCCCACGGCCTCGGCTACTTCTACGGTCCTGCTGCGGATCCTGCTCGAGCAGAGGTTCGGTGTCCGACCCCGCTACCGCTGGTTCGACCAGGATAGCGAGCACGACCCGCTGCAGGCCGAGGGAGCGGCCGCCGCCCTCTGGATTGGCGACGTCGCCCTGCGCAGGACGCCGGCTGCGGGTTACTGCCTGCTGGATCTGGGGACCGCCTGGACGGAGTGGACCCATCTCCCCTTTGTCTACGCTCTCTGGCAAACTTCCGCCGGCGCGGAGCGGGATGCGGAGATCCGCGCGCTGCACACGTTGCTGCTCGAGTCGCGCGCGTTCTTCCACGCCAATGCCCCCCA